Part of the Sinomonas atrocyanea genome is shown below.
GAGCCGGACGAGGGACTCCGCAGCCGCGATGGCGGCAGCAACGCCGTCGACCACGGGAACGCCGCAGCGCTCGCGGATCCGCCCTTCGAGCTCGGCCATCCCGCCGCACCCGAGCACGATCACCTCGGCCTTGTCCTCCCGGACCGCCCACTCGGCCTCGGCGACGATCGCTTCGATGGCCCGCTCCGGATCCTCCTCGAGCTCGAGCACCGCCATGCCCGAGGCGCGGACGGACGCGCAGCGGGCGTCGAGGCCGGCGAGCTTGAGCCGGTCCTCGATGAGGGGCACGGCCCGGTCGAGGGTCGTGACGACGGAGTACTTGTGGCCGAGGTACATCGCCGTGGCCGCGGCGGCCTCCGTGATGTCGACGACCGGGACGTCCAGGAGCTCCTGCAGCCCCTCCCGCCCGTGCTCGCCGTACCCGGCCTGGATGACGGCGTCGAACTCGCCCTCGTACCGCGTCACGGCATCCATCACCGCGACGGCCGCGAGGTAGCTCTCGAAGTTCCCCTCGCAGGACTCCGCGCCGAAGCGCGGCGTGACGCCGATGATCTCGGTGCCCGGCAGCGCGGCGCGGCGTGCTTGGGCCGCGATGGCGTCGGTCATGGACTGGGTGGTGTTGACGTTGGCGACCAGGATGCGCATGGGGTGTCCTTCGGTGGGGTTTCCTGCTGGTGGGGCGCGGGACGGACGACGACGGCGGGTGGGGCTCGCCGTCGTCGTCCGTCCCGAGGGGCTTCAGGCTGCTGCCGGCTCGGGCTGGGCGTCGGCCTTGATCTGCGGCCGGACCCGCTCGAAGGCAGCGAAGGCGACGAAGCCGATGCCGCAGCCGATGAACCACGAGTAGTCGGAGATCCACTGGGCCTGGCCGATGACGGTCGGGATGATGACCGAGGCGATCGACGGGACGCCGGCCGCGACCGTGGCCCACACGGCGTTCGGGTTGAAGCCGTTGACGAACCAGTAGCGGCCCTTCGGGCTCATGGTGTACATCTCCTCGACCCACACCCGCTGGCGGCTGACCACGAAGTAGCCGGCGATGAGGATGCCGAACAGGGGGCCGATCAGGGCGCCGAGGATGCCGAGGGAGTACTGGATGGCCGTGGCGTTCGAGTACCAGTTCCACGGGGTGAGGACCACGGAGCCGACGGCGGCGATCATGCCGCCCGTGCGCCAGGAGATCTTCTGCGGGTTGACGTGGGAGAAGTCGAACGCGGGGGAGATGAAGTTGGCCACGATGTTGATGCCGACGGTCGCGATGACGAACGTCAGGCCGCCGAGGATGGTGGCGAACGGCGCGTCGATCCGGCTGACCGTCTCGATCGGGTCCGTGATGAGCGTGCCGAAGACCGGCACCGTGGCGGACGCGGTGATGACGGTGAGGAGCGAGAAGAAGAGGAAGTTGATCGGCAGGCCGAGCATGTTGCCCTTCTTCACGGACGTGAACGACTTGGCGTAGCGGGAGAAGTCGCCGAAGTTCAGCATTGGGCCGGAGAAGTAGCTCACCACGAGGGCGATGGCCGAGAGCATGACGGGGATGGAGGCGCCGAAGTCGAGGGGCTTGCCTGCAGAGAGGTTCAGGGAGACGTGGTCCCAGCCGGCGTTGGCCACGAGGTAGACGGCCAGGAGGATCATCACCACGTAGACGGCCGGACCGGCCCAGTCGACGAAGCGCTTGATGGCCTCCATGCCGCGCCAGAACACGAGGCCCTGGGCGACCCAGAGGACGGCGTAGGCGACGTAACCGAGCGGCGAGAGACCGAGGAAGCCGTGCGCGTTGACGGCCAGCGGGGCGAGCTGCGGCCAGAACTTGAGCATGACGATGACGAGCGACTGCGACGCGAGGTACGTCTGGACGCCGTACCAGGCGATGGCGATCAGGCCGCGGATGACCGCCGGGATGTTCGCGCCGCGGACGCCGAAGATCGAGCGGTTGATGACGGGGTACGGCACGCCCGTGGCCTGACTCGGCTTGGCGACGAGGTTGCAGAAGAACTGGACGATGAGGATGCCGACCACGAGGGAGACGAGCACCTGCCACGAGGCCAGGCCGAGGGCGAAGAGGCTGCCCGCGGTGACGTAGCCGCCGACGCTGTGCACGTCGGACATCCAGAAGGCGAAGATGTTGTAGGAGCCCCACCTCTGGTGCGCGAGCGGGTCGAGGTCCTTGTTCGACAGCCGCGGGTCGCGGCCGGGGAACGGGGCCGACTCTGTCACCGTCGGCAGCACCAGCGGGTGCTCTGCGGCGACGTCGGCTGCGATGTCATTGATGGTCGTCACGGTCGTCAGCGACGGGACGACGGCGTCCTGATTGCTGTTCATGGTGTTCTTTCGGATCAGTGGTGGCGGCGGAGCCGCAGGATCCGCTGGCCCTTTGCGCTGGAAGGCTCAGCTGGTGGACGTTGTGCCGGCGGTCGAGGAGGCCGTGTTGTGTGACCTACCTCTCATCCCCTGCGCTCCACAATAGCTCTGGTATACCAAAGTTGGCAAGAGGGCATTTGAAAGGGCGCCGGGAGGGCATTCCTCGCCGAGAGCGGCCTCCATGGAATACCAAGACCCGGCGTGGGAGGGGTGTCAGGAGCCCGAGGGCCGGGGCGCACCCAGGCCCACGTGCGTGCGCAGGAGGACCGCGTACGCGGCGGCGTCCCCGCGGTCGAGGAACGTGATCAGGCGACGGTGGTCGGAGAGGAACCGGGGCAGGTTGCCCTCGCCCTGGCGGACGACCGCGTGCGCGAGCCGCTCGAGCCGCGGGCTGATCTGCCCATAGAACGCGCCGGTGAGCGCGTTGCCGGAGGCGGCAGCGACGGCGGCGTGGAACGCATGGTCCGCACGGGCGAACGCGAGCGGGTCCCGCGCGTCGACCGCGCGCTGCTGGTCCTCGAGGAGTCGGGCAAGCTCCTGCGTGCCCGCGGCGTCCCTCCGCGGCCCGTCGGCGACGGCCCGCACGGACTCGGACTCCAGCATGACCCGGGCCTCGAGGAGCTGGCGGATCGCGGCGTCGTCCTCCCCAGTCACCACGGCGCCCTTCTTCGGACACAGCCGCAGCAGCCCCTCGGAGGAAAGCCGCAGGAAGGCCTCCCGGACCGGCGTGCGGCCCATCCCCAGCACTGCGGACTGCTCGCCCTCGGTGATGAGCGCTCCCGGCGCGAGCGCTCCGGAGACGATGGCGTCGGCGAGGGCTGCGTGGGCGCGCTCGGCGGCCGCATGGGGCTGCTCGGTCCCGGCCACGCCTCCAGCCTACGCGTGCATCTCTTGATGGATGCATCAGCCCGGCGGTCGCGGAGCGGGATTTGCCGGACACTCCCCGCGCGTTCATCCGCAGGACATGTGGTGCGGCGTACATTGGCGCCATCGGAGGCATCCGCCTCCGGTACGGGGAGGCCGAATGTGGGCGCTGCACTGCAGCAGTCCAGGGAGGCCGGTTCCGGCCTCGCGGCCGAGCCGGACGGAACTGGAGAACGCCGGGGAGACCCGGGGGCTGGAGTCGACGTGACGACCACTGGAATGCTGCCCGAAGAGACCGCCGCCGCAGACGCCCCCGCAGGGGACACGCGGAGGACCTACGTCCTGGACACGTCCGTGCTGCTGTCGGATCCGCGGGCGCTCCTGCGCTTCGCCGAGCACGAGGTGGTGATCCCCGTCGTCGTGATCACCGAGCTCGAGGGCAAGCGCCACGACCCCGAACTGGGCTACTTCGCCCGCAAGGCCCTGCGCCTGCTGGACGACCTGCGCATCCGGCACGGCAGCCTCAGCCGCCCCGTCCCGCTCGCGGCGGACGGCGCGGCCGAGGGCGGGACCCTCACCGTGGAGCTCAACCACATCTCCGCCGACGTGCTCCCCGCAGGCTTCCGCAGCGGCGAGAACGACTCCCGCATCCTCGCCGTGGCCAAGAACCTCGCCAACGAGGGCCGCTCCGTGACGCTCGTGTCCAAGGACCTCCCGATGCGGGTCAAGGCCTCGGCGATGGGCCTCGACGCCGACGAGTACCGCAATGAGCAGATCGTCGACTCCGGCTGGACCGGGGTGGCCGAGGTCGACGCCGACGAGGAGCAGATCGGCGCGCTCTACGGGCACGAGCCGGTCTTCATCCCCGAGGCCGCCGAGATGCCGGTCAACACCGGCCTCGTGGTGCTCTCCCACCGGGGCTCCGCCCTCGGACGGGTGGGCGCCGACAAGCAGGTGCGGCTCGTGCGCGGCGACCGCGAGGTCTTCGGTCTCCACGGGCGCTCGGCCGAGCAGCGCCTCGCGATCGACCTGCTCATGGACCCCGGCGTGGGCATCGTCTCGCTCGGCGGCAAGGCCGGCACCGGCAAGTCCGCGCTCGCCCTGTGCGCGGGCCTCGAGGCCGTCATGGAGCGAGGCGAGCACAAGAAGGTGGTCGTGTTCCGCCCGCTCTTCGCCGTCGGCGGCCAGGAGCTCGGCTACCTGCCCGGCACCGAGGCCGAGAAGATGAACCCTTGGGGCCAGGCCGTCTTCGACACCCTCGGCGCGCTCGTGGGCAAGGAGGTCCTCGACCACGTCATGGACGCCGGCCTGATCGAGGTGCTCCCGCTCACCCACATCCGCGGCCGCTCGCTGCACGACTCGTTCGTGATCGTGGACGAGGCCCAGTCCCTCGAGAAGAACGTGCTCCTGACCGTGATGAGCCGCATCGGGCAGAACTCGAAGATCGTGCTCACGCACGACGTCGCCCAGCGGGACAACCTCCGCGTGGGGCGGCACGACGGGATCGCCGCCGTGGTCGAGACCCTCAAGGGGCACCCCCTGTTCGGCCACGTGACCCTCACCCGCTCGGAGCGCTCGCCCATCGCCGCGCTCGTCACCGAGCTGCTCGAGGGGGCCGAGATCTAGCCTCAGCGCACGGCCCGGCCGGCAGCAGCCGGCGACCGGCCGCCGTCGTCCTTCAGCCCCGCTCCGGGATGCCGAGGACGGCGGCGGCCGGTCCATGCCCGTGCACCTCCAGGCGCCAGCCGGGGCGGCGGAAGGCCGCCTTCGCGAGGCGGAACCGGAGTTCGCGTTCGACGACGCCAGGGGCGCCTTCGCAGCGCGCCTCGCCGTTGGGCTCGTACCCGAGGGAGCGGCTCACCCCGATCGAGGGCGCATTCCAGTCGTAGGCGCCCGTCTGCGCGACCTCCGCGCCGAGGCAGTCGAACGCCCACAGCAGCACGGCCGCGCGCATCTCGGTCCCGAGCCCGAGGCCGCGGGCCGAGCGGCGCAGCCACGAGCCGGTGGCGACCGTGCGCAGGGCGGCGAAGTCCGTGGCCCCGACGTCCTGGGACCCCAGGAACTCGCCCTCCCGCGACCAGACGCCGAACATGACCGTCCAGGCCGCGGGGTGGGAGCGCAGGCGCGACTCCCAGATCCAGCGGGCGCTGTTGGCCGCGATGTCGGGCGACTCGTCCCACGCGTTCGACAGCGCCGAGCGGCCTGACGGGGCCAGGGCAGGATCGGTGAGGCCGCCGCGGGCAGCCTCGACGTAGTGCGGGATGTCCTCGTCGCGGAGAGGGCGGAGCTCGAGCCGAGGGGTGAGCAGGCGGAGACGGAGTATGGGCCAGACGTCCTCGAGCGTCATCATCCCGCCACGCTAGCCCACGTGCGGCGGAGGGGGCGCCCGCGGCGCTAGGGTCCACCTGTGACCCACCGACTTCCCGAGCTGTGGCAGGACAGCCCCGTCGCGTTCTGGCTCGTCATCGCGTGCCTGGGCTACTACCTCTGGATGGCCGCGCGGCTGGCCGTGATCGACATCCGCAGCCACCTGCTCCCGAACCGGATCGTGCTGCCGAGCTACTGGGCCGCGGTCCCGCTGACCGTCGCCGCCGTGGTCGCGGCCGGGGGAGCCGACGTCGGGGCGGCCCTGCGCGTGCTCGGCGGCGGCGCCGTGCTGTGGCTCGTGTACTTCGTGCTGCGGGTCGTCTACCCGGCGGGCATGGGGTTCGGTGACGTCAAGCTCGCCGGGGTCCTCGGCCTGTACCTGGGCTTCCTGAGCTGGGAGCACCTGTTCTGGGGCACCGCGGCGGCGTTCCTGCTCGGCGGCCTGTACGGCCTCGGCCTCATCGTGACGCGCAGGGGCACCGCGAAGTCCGCGATCCCGTTCGGACCGTTCATGCTCGCGGGCACCGCGATCGCGCTCGTGCTGCCCGCCTGAGCCGCCCTCAGCCGACGAAGTGCGCGCGGCGCTCCGGGTCGAGGGCCCAGCCGATGGCGCGGGCGTGCAGCGGCGGGATGTCCGGGAGGCCGTCGCGGGAGAACCAGCCGACCTCGAGGTTCTCATCGTCGTTCACCCGGGCCTCGCCGCCGGTGTACGCGCACGCCATCACGACGTCGAGGTACTGGGCGTGGTCCCCATTGGGGTAGACCACCGGGGCTGTGATGCCGACGCCGGCGAGGTGGGTGACCGCCACGTGGACGCCGGTCTCCTCCAGCACCTCGCGCACCGCCGTCGCGGCGGGCTCCTCGCCGGGCTCGACGATGCCCGCGGGAACTGTCCAGCGCCCATTGTCGGCGCGCCGGACGAGGAGGAGGCGGCCGGCGTCGTCCGTCACGACGGCCTTGACCCCCGGCAGCCAGAGGGGATGGTCCCCGACGAGGTCACGCAGGGCGAGGATGAAGTCAGGCGTGGGCACGGGTCCCAGACTACCCGGGCGGCCGGAGCATCCCGCTGCCGGCGGGACCCCCGCGCCCCCCAGACATTCTGAAGGTCACCTCCTGGAGGTCGATGTCAGGACAAAGACCCACAGGAGGTGACCTTCAGGAGATGACTCTCAGGAGGTGGCTCTCAGGAGGTGACCTTCAGGAGGTGACTCCCAGAGTGGGGGCTACTTGTTGGGGCCCGTCATCGTCGTGACGTCGAGCGCCGCGTCGAGCTGCTCCTCGGTGAGCTCGCCCCGCTCGACATAGCCGAGCGCCACGGTCGCCTCGCGGATCGTCAGGCCCTCCTTGACGGCCTTCTTGGCGATCGCCGCGGCGTTCTCGTAGCCGATGAACTTGTTCAGCGGCGTGACGATCGAGGGCGAGGCCTCGGCGAGGAAGCGCGCGCGCTCGACGTTCGCCTGGATGCCGTCCACCATCTTGTCCGCCATGACGCGGGCCGTGTTCGCCAGCAGGCGGATCGACTCGAGCAGGTTCGCGGCCATGACCGGGATGCCGACGTTGAGCTCGAACGCGCCGTTGGTCGAGGACAGGGCGATCGTGGTGTCGTTGCCGATCACCTGGGCGGCGACCATGATCGCGGCCTCGCAGATCACGGGGTTGACCTTGCCCGGCATGATCGACGAGCCCGGCTGGAGGTCGGGGATCGCGATCTCGCCGAGGCCGGTGTTCGGGCCCGAGCCCATCCAGCGCAGGTCGTTGGCGATCTTCATGATCGAGTAGGCGATGTTGCGCAGCTGGCCCGAGGCCTCGATGAGGCCGTCGCGGTTCGCCTGGGCCTCGAAGTGGTTGCGCGCCTCGGTGATCGGCAGCGCCGTGTCCGCCGCGAGGAGCTCGATCACGCGCTGCGGGAAGCCGGCGGGCGTGTTGATGCCGGTGCCGACGGCGGTCCCGCCGAGGGGCACCTCGGCGACGCGGGGGAGGGAGGCCTCGATGCGCTCGATCCCGTAGCGGACCTGGGCCTCGTAGCCGCCGAACTCCTGGCCGAGCGTCACGGGGGTGGCGTCCATGAGGTGCGTGCGGCCGGACTTCACGACGTCCTTGAACTCCGCGGCCTTGCGGCTCAGCGAGGCGGCGAGGTGCGTGAGCGCGGGGACGAGGTCGTTGAGGAGGGCGTTGGTCGCCGCGACGTGCACCGAGGTGGGGAAGACGTCATTGGAGGACTGGGAGGCGTTGACGTGGTCGTTCGGGTGGACGACCTTGTCGCTGCCCGCCTCCTTGAGCGCGCGCGTGGCGAGCTCGGCGATGACCTCGTTCATGTTCATGTTGCTCGAGGTGCCAGATCCGGTCTGGAACACGTCGATCGGGAAGTGCGCGTCGAACTCGCCCGCGGCAACGCGGTCGGCGGCGCCGGCGATCGCGTCGGCGAGGTCGGCATCGATGACGCCGAGGTCCTCATTGGCGCGCGCGGCGGCCTTCTTCACGCGCGCGAGGGCCTCGATGTGCTTGCGCTCGAGCGTCTTGCCCGAGATGGGGAAGTTCTCGACGGCGCGCTGCGTCTGGGCGCGGTAGAGGGCCGAGGCGGGAACGCGCACCTCGCCCATCGTGTCGTGCTCGATCCGGTATTCCGTGGCAGGGGCCTGCACTGCAGAGTCAGTCATGGCTCCCAGATTAGACCCGGTCGCAGGGCACCCCCGAACCGGGAGCGCCCTGCGACGGACATGGTCCTTGGAGGAGCGGACCTAGACGTTCCCGAAGCCGGAGACGAGCTCGGCCTTGCCCTCGGCCAGGTGGTAGCAGACGCCGAGCACGGCGGTGCGGCCCTCCTCGACGGCGGTGGCGATGGTCTGGGACGTGTCGAGGAGCCGCTTGCCGGTCTGGCGGACGTGCTCGACGACGGTGTTGTCGACGTCGGTGATCCCGTTGCGCTGGGCCGTGAGGACGGAAGGCATGATGCGCTCGACGAGGTCGCGGACGAACCCGCCGGGCATCGTGCCGGTCTCGTACGCCTGGACGCTGGCCGTGACGGCGCCGCAGGAGTCGTGGCCGAGGACCACGATGAGCGGGACGTTGAGCGGGTCGACCGCGTACTCGAGCGAGCCGAGGATCGTCTCGTCGATGACGTGGCCCGCGGAGCGGACGACGAACGCGTCCCCGAGGCCGAGATCGAAGATGATCTCCGCCGCGAGCCGCGAGTCCGAGCAGCCGAAGATCACGCAGATGGGATTCTGCGACGCGACGAGCTCATGGCGTCGGGCCGAGTCCTGGTTGGGGTGGATGTTCGCGCCATCCACGAAGCGCTGGTTTCCGTCGCGCAGCATCTGCCACGCCTGGGCGGGAGAGAGAGTCTGGGTCACGGGCCCTACTCTACGCCCGGCGCCCTGCCCATCCCGGGCGGCGGCGCCGCGCGGGAGCCCGGCCGGGCTAGGAACGGGCCGACGCGGCGACGGCGCCGGCCACGGCGTCGAACTCGCCGAACGCCGCCGAGCCGCTGACGATCACCGTGGTGCCGGCGATGGTCGCGACATAGCTCTTCTCGGTGCCCGGCTTGTCGTACAGGGTCCAGGCGACCCCACCGACGTCCCGCGTCCCGGTGGTCGGCGCCTTGTGCACCTGGTCGGCGAGCCACGTCGGGTTCGCGGAGGCCGTCTGCTCGACCGAGACGAACTGCTGGCCGGGGGTGAGGTAGCCGAGGTCCCAGTGCGAGACGCCGTCCGAGGTGCCGGAGACCCAGCGGGCGTAGTTGGGGGAATAGCCCGCGGGCAGCTGGGGGACGACCGGGCTGAAGCCGGCCACCGGCTTGGCGTTCGCCGCGACGGCCGCGACGTCGACGGCCGGACGGTACGTGTCCGTCTTCTGCCCGGCGCTCAGCAGCACCACCGGGACGATCGCCAGCAGGCTCACCAGGAGCGCCATGATCATCCCGATCACCGAGGCGTTGGCGCGCTTGGCCGCCGCCGGGGTCAGGACGGGCTTGACGGCGGGCGCGTCCTCGGGGCCGGCGGTGGCCTGGGCGTCGTGCGTCTCGGGGGCATGATCGGTGCTGCTCACGCCTCCATGGTCCCGCATGCAGCGCGGTGCTCGCGAATGCCAATGCGTCGGCGGAGGTCGACATCCTTTCGGGGCCGTGGGGCCCGGACGACTAGGATGAAGGAACACGCCCGCTCGAAGAAGAGGTCCTCAGTGTCCACTGCGTCCCAAGACACCCAGTACTCGACCCTTTCCAGCTCGCTCCACGTGGGAGCCGACGAGCCGGACCGCAACCTCGCGCTCGAGCTCGTCCGGGTGACCGAGGCCGCTGCGATCGCCGGTGGCCACTGGGTCGGCTTCGGCGACAAGAACAAGGCCGACGGCGCGGCCGTCGACGCGATGCGCTCGTTCCTCGAGACCGTGCACTTCAACGGCGTCGTCGTCATCGGCGAGGGCGAGAAGGACGAGGCGCCGATGCTGTTCAACGGCGAGCGCGTCGGCGACGGTACGGGCCCCGAGGTGGACGTCGCCGTCGACCCGATCGACGGCACGCGCCTGACCGCCCTCGGCATCAACAACGCCCTCGCGGTCCTCGCCGTGGCCGAGCGCGGCACGATGTTCGATCCCTCGGCGGTCTTCTACATGGAGAAGCTCGTCACGGGCCCGGAGGCCGCGGACCTCGTGGACCTGCGCCTGCCGGTCAAGCAGAACCTGCACCTGATCGCCAAGGCCAAGGGCGTCAAGGTCAACCAGATCAACGTGTGCGTCCTCGACCGCGACCGCCACAAGCCCCTCGTCGAGGAGATCCGCGCCGCCGGCGCCCGGACCAAGTTCATCATGGACGGCGACGTGGCCGGTGCGATCGCCGCGGCCCGGGAGGGCACCGGGGTGGACGCGCTCATGGGCATCGGCGGCACGCCCGAGGGCATCGTCGCGGCCTGCGCCATCAAGGCCCTCGGCGGTGTGATCCAGGGCCGCCTCTGGCCCACGAGCGACGAGGAGAAGCAGAAGGCGCTCGACGCCGGGCACGACCTCGACCGCGTCCTCACCACGGGCGACCTCGTCACGAGCGACAACTGCTACTTCGCCGCCACGGGCATCACCGACGGCGACCTCCTCCGCGGCGTGCGCTACCGCAAGGACCGCGTCAAGACGCAGTCGATCGTGATGCGCTCCAAGTCGGGGACCGTGCGCTTCGTCGACGCCGAGCACCACGCCAGCAAGTGGGAGAACTGGGCTCGCCGGGCCTGAGCCGCGGCTAGACTGGGGCGCGGCCGCGCCCCAGTCGGCGCGTCGCCAGCACCCTGACGCCCGACCCAGGAGGATCATGAGCCCCGAGAGCCAGCAGGCCGCCCGCGAGCTGACCGTCAGTCCCTGCAGGGACCGCGCCACGTGGGACGCACTGGTGAACGGCCACGGAGGGCACCCCCTCCAGCTGTGGGGCTGGGGCGAGGTCAAGGCGGCCCACCACTGGCGCACGGAGCGGCTCCTCGTGCGGGACGGCGAGACCGTGGTGGGCGGCGCCCAGGTGCTGTACCGGTCCCTGCCGTGGCCGCTGAAGTCCCTCGCGTACCTCTCCCGCGGCCCCGTCTGCGCGCCCGAGGACGCCGGGCGCGTGCTGGCCGCCGTCGCCTCGGCAGTCCGGGCGGCGCACGGCTCCGTGGCCCTCGTCGCCGAACCGGACTGGGACGCCGGCTCGGCGGGGGAGCGCGAGCTGGAGGCGGCCGGCTTCCGCCGCACGGAGGGCACCATCCTCATTCCGCGCACCCTCATCCTCGACCTCGGACGCAGCGAGGACGAGCTCATGGCGGACATGTCCCGCACCACGCGCGCCAACGTGCGCAAGAACCTCCGCGGCGACCTGGAGTTCCGCAAGGTCGCGACCGAGGAGGAGCTCGGGCAGGTGCTCGCGATCTACCGCGAGACCGCGGAGCGCGCCGGATTCGGCATCCACGAGGACGGCTACTACCGGGACATCTGGCGCTTCCTCGGCGACGACTCGCCGATCGTGGCCGCGTTCGACGGCGACCGCGTGGTCGCCTTCGTGTGGATCGCGCGCAGCGCGGGCACAGCCTTCGAGCTCTACGGCGGCGTCAACGCGGCCGGGCAGAAGGCCCGCGCGAACTACGGCGTCAAGTGGGCGGCCTTCATGGCGATGAAGGAGGACGGCTGCGCCCGCTACGACCTCAACGGCCTGCTCAACGACGGCATCTCCGACTTCAAGAAGCAGTTCGCCCAGCACGAGAACCTGCTCGCCGGGACGTGGGAGCTGCCGCTCTCGCCGTTCTACCCCGTGTACGCGACCGGCATGCCGCTCG
Proteins encoded:
- a CDS encoding lipid II:glycine glycyltransferase FemX, which produces MSPESQQAARELTVSPCRDRATWDALVNGHGGHPLQLWGWGEVKAAHHWRTERLLVRDGETVVGGAQVLYRSLPWPLKSLAYLSRGPVCAPEDAGRVLAAVASAVRAAHGSVALVAEPDWDAGSAGERELEAAGFRRTEGTILIPRTLILDLGRSEDELMADMSRTTRANVRKNLRGDLEFRKVATEEELGQVLAIYRETAERAGFGIHEDGYYRDIWRFLGDDSPIVAAFDGDRVVAFVWIARSAGTAFELYGGVNAAGQKARANYGVKWAAFMAMKEDGCARYDLNGLLNDGISDFKKQFAQHENLLAGTWELPLSPFYPVYATGMPLARRTLAQGRRAAKTAVRRVRGAAGRARQLAQR